Proteins encoded in a region of the Sphingopyxis sp. OAS728 genome:
- a CDS encoding DUF4163 domain-containing protein, translating to MTTETLWRNATSVLAGALLLAGCSDDKPTKADKVAAASVSGAPSGAAADEAAKGAPASNVTEKTDLIEFDYAYPKEAAQIAELAKALDSDRATKREALVAAAERDKAAAEKGEFPYRAHSHRQIWQRVTNTPRFLSLSAEIETYAGGAHGMQTFDTLIWDRNRRKQMKPLDLFTSSEAFDAAIREPFCAAIKRAKAAKGIVADEAPDSVFAKCPPASAQTVWLGSADGRYLDRMTIAIAPYEIGPYAEGSYKINVPVTGALVRVVKDEYARDFLPIN from the coding sequence ATGACGACTGAAACGCTCTGGCGAAATGCCACTTCCGTTCTTGCCGGTGCGCTGCTGCTGGCGGGCTGTTCCGACGACAAGCCGACGAAGGCGGACAAGGTCGCCGCCGCGTCGGTATCCGGCGCCCCTTCCGGGGCGGCCGCCGACGAAGCCGCGAAGGGTGCGCCCGCGTCGAACGTCACCGAGAAGACGGACCTGATCGAATTCGACTACGCTTATCCTAAAGAAGCCGCCCAAATCGCCGAGCTCGCAAAGGCGCTCGACAGCGACCGGGCGACGAAACGCGAGGCGCTCGTCGCGGCGGCGGAGCGCGACAAGGCGGCGGCCGAGAAGGGCGAATTTCCGTATCGCGCGCACAGTCATCGCCAAATTTGGCAACGCGTGACCAACACGCCGCGCTTCCTCAGCCTCTCGGCCGAGATCGAAACCTATGCTGGCGGCGCGCATGGGATGCAGACGTTCGATACGCTGATCTGGGACCGCAACCGACGCAAGCAGATGAAGCCGCTCGACCTGTTCACGAGCAGCGAAGCTTTCGATGCTGCGATCCGTGAACCCTTCTGTGCGGCGATCAAGCGCGCAAAGGCCGCCAAAGGCATTGTGGCGGACGAGGCGCCCGACAGCGTCTTTGCCAAATGCCCGCCCGCGTCGGCCCAGACGGTGTGGCTCGGTTCGGCGGATGGCCGATATCTCGACCGCATGACCATCGCCATCGCCCCCTATGAGATCGGTCCCTATGCGGAGGGTTCGTACAAGATTAACGTCCCGGTCACTGGCGCGCTCGTCCGGGTCGTAAAAGACGAATACGCGCGCGATTTTCTTCCGATCAATTAG
- the argC gene encoding N-acetyl-gamma-glutamyl-phosphate reductase, with amino-acid sequence MTQTVFIDGAAGTTGLEIAERLAGRDEYSLLTLPDAERKDTKRRAEALNGADFVILCLPDAAAIEAVAMINNERTKVIDASTAHRVAPDWAYGFPELNAGQREAIAASTRVSNPGCYPTGFLALVAPLVAAGIVPADARLSINAVSGYSGGGKELIARFEAETDIGFRSYGLSLNHKHVPEMQQGAGLTHPPLFAPAVVPVYRGMLVEVPLSFDAPTADAAFDALATHFDGSPLVSVRRGEESELLLSQKDEATDRMELMLFADPSGRQIRLVARLDNLGKGASGACVQNLNIMAGLPETAGLRI; translated from the coding sequence ATGACACAGACGGTTTTCATCGACGGCGCGGCGGGAACGACGGGCCTCGAAATCGCCGAGCGGCTCGCCGGGCGGGACGAGTATTCACTGCTCACCCTCCCCGATGCCGAACGCAAGGACACCAAACGTCGGGCCGAGGCTCTGAACGGCGCAGATTTCGTCATCCTCTGCCTGCCCGACGCTGCGGCGATCGAGGCGGTCGCGATGATCAACAACGAGCGCACGAAGGTCATCGACGCCTCGACCGCGCACCGTGTCGCGCCGGACTGGGCCTATGGCTTCCCCGAACTGAATGCGGGCCAGCGCGAAGCGATCGCCGCCTCGACACGCGTCAGCAATCCGGGCTGCTATCCGACCGGCTTTCTCGCGCTCGTCGCGCCGCTGGTCGCCGCGGGCATCGTACCGGCCGACGCGCGGCTCAGCATCAATGCCGTGTCGGGCTATTCGGGCGGCGGCAAAGAGTTGATCGCACGCTTCGAGGCCGAGACCGATATCGGTTTTCGCAGCTATGGCCTGTCGCTCAATCACAAGCATGTGCCCGAAATGCAGCAGGGCGCGGGCCTGACGCATCCGCCGCTGTTCGCACCGGCGGTCGTTCCGGTCTATCGCGGGATGCTGGTCGAGGTGCCGCTGAGCTTCGACGCACCGACCGCCGATGCGGCATTCGATGCGCTTGCCACGCATTTCGACGGCTCGCCGCTGGTGTCGGTCCGCCGCGGCGAGGAAAGCGAATTGCTGCTCAGCCAGAAGGACGAGGCCACCGACCGGATGGAGCTCATGCTCTTTGCCGACCCGAGCGGACGCCAAATCCGTCTCGTCGCGCGGCTCGACAATCTCGGCAAGGGCGCGAGCGGCGCTTGCGTCCAGAACCTCAATATCATGGCGGGATTGCCCGAAACCGCGGGCCTGCGAATCTAG
- a CDS encoding flavin-containing monooxygenase gives MGDERMAGTATMERPADTKAAPVDQDVLIVGAGISGIGMAVHLQMNCPDRSFALVERREQLGGTWDLFRYPGIRSDSDMHTLGFVFEPWKHEKSIADGPSILEYLNRIVDERHIRERIRFDSKVVGADWDSAAARWTVTMEDSKGGRSTTTARWLYLGSGYYDYDEPFDAQFAGREDFQGQIIHPQFWPKDLDYKGKKVVVIGSGATAVTIVPSMKEAAHVTMLQRTPTWYFIRPAKDGFANFLRKFLPEGLAYKITRFKNVRLQDIAFRRAREKPEKVKEFLTKKLQASLGDRYDAKAFTPPYNPWDQRLCLVPDADFFEAMKADKASVVTDHIEKFDATGIQLKSGKHLDADIIVTATGLKLAVAGKIPVRVNGAPVDWHDHFYYKACMFSNVPNFSAVFGYLNASWTLRADIVSEYVCRVLNHMRDTGTTVATPALADPSSLEEENVFDFSSGYIQRSLHIMPKSTVALPWRLSQNYVQDRIDMRTGAIADGVLTFSNARAAAAAAPAELEAAE, from the coding sequence ATGGGAGACGAGCGTATGGCAGGCACGGCGACGATGGAACGCCCCGCAGACACGAAGGCTGCACCGGTCGATCAGGATGTGCTGATCGTCGGTGCGGGCATTTCGGGCATCGGCATGGCCGTACATTTGCAGATGAACTGCCCCGACCGCAGCTTCGCGCTCGTCGAGCGCCGCGAACAGCTCGGCGGCACATGGGACCTCTTCCGGTACCCGGGCATCCGTTCGGACAGCGACATGCACACGCTCGGCTTCGTTTTCGAACCGTGGAAGCATGAAAAATCGATCGCCGACGGCCCGTCGATCCTCGAATATCTGAACCGCATCGTTGACGAACGCCATATCCGCGAACGCATCCGTTTCGACAGCAAGGTCGTCGGCGCCGACTGGGACAGCGCCGCGGCGCGCTGGACGGTGACGATGGAGGACAGCAAGGGCGGACGGTCGACGACGACCGCGCGCTGGCTCTACCTCGGATCGGGCTATTATGACTATGATGAGCCCTTCGACGCGCAATTTGCGGGCCGCGAAGATTTCCAGGGCCAGATCATCCACCCGCAATTCTGGCCGAAGGATCTCGACTACAAGGGCAAGAAGGTCGTCGTGATCGGATCGGGCGCGACCGCAGTGACGATCGTGCCCTCGATGAAGGAGGCCGCGCACGTCACGATGCTCCAGCGCACGCCGACCTGGTATTTCATTCGGCCGGCCAAGGACGGCTTCGCGAACTTCCTCCGCAAATTCTTGCCCGAGGGGCTCGCGTACAAGATCACGCGGTTCAAGAATGTCCGGCTGCAGGACATCGCCTTTCGCCGCGCGCGCGAAAAGCCCGAGAAGGTCAAGGAATTCCTGACGAAGAAGCTGCAGGCGAGCCTCGGCGACCGTTATGACGCCAAGGCCTTTACCCCGCCCTATAATCCGTGGGACCAGCGCCTGTGCCTCGTCCCCGATGCCGATTTCTTCGAAGCGATGAAGGCCGACAAGGCCTCCGTCGTGACCGATCATATCGAGAAGTTCGATGCGACGGGCATCCAGCTCAAATCGGGCAAGCATCTCGACGCCGACATCATCGTCACTGCAACGGGCCTCAAGCTCGCGGTCGCGGGCAAGATCCCGGTTCGCGTCAACGGCGCCCCGGTCGATTGGCACGACCATTTCTATTACAAGGCGTGCATGTTCTCGAACGTGCCGAACTTCTCGGCGGTGTTCGGTTATCTCAACGCCAGTTGGACGCTGCGCGCCGACATCGTGTCCGAATATGTCTGCCGCGTGCTCAACCATATGCGCGATACCGGGACGACCGTCGCGACGCCCGCGCTCGCCGACCCGTCGAGCCTTGAAGAGGAAAATGTCTTCGATTTCTCGTCGGGCTATATCCAGCGGTCGCTGCACATCATGCCCAAGAGCACGGTCGCGCTACCGTGGCGGCTCAGCCAGAATTATGTGCAGGACCGGATCGACATGCGGACGGGCGCGATTGCCGACGGCGTGCTGACGTTCAGCAATGCGCGCGCGGCGGCTGCGGCTGCACCGGCGGAGCTTGAGGCTGCAGAGTAA
- a CDS encoding C40 family peptidase, with the protein MTAESGDNIAANRVRMGRPGAAGAGRDRFGLTGTSQSFDPRVVAIRPDLADIAVAGTHFAPHYAAPMMQSGVLPAASLRASPSVDADQTSELLFGEGFALLDLTGGWAWGYCLADHYVGYLAAEALAAPIAPTHRVAMIEAMLHSAPDAASGGPAVLPRGALVMGEPEGKWLATSHGYLPLASLVEVGTQVSDPAELAEQMIGTPYVWGGRTAKGIDCSGLVQLVWGAAGVQLPRDSDLQLASLGADKDVDPTELARGDLVFFPGHVGIMADGQTIIHASRRWMAVNSEPLADVIARSAAKGNDVPVTGYKRLR; encoded by the coding sequence GTGACAGCAGAAAGTGGCGATAATATTGCGGCAAACCGCGTGCGCATGGGACGTCCCGGCGCCGCTGGCGCGGGCCGCGATCGCTTTGGTCTGACCGGCACGTCGCAGAGCTTCGACCCGCGCGTCGTTGCGATCCGCCCCGATCTGGCCGATATCGCCGTCGCGGGAACGCATTTCGCACCGCATTATGCCGCGCCGATGATGCAGAGCGGCGTGCTGCCTGCGGCATCGCTACGCGCCTCACCCTCGGTCGACGCCGACCAGACGAGCGAATTGCTGTTCGGCGAAGGCTTTGCGCTGCTCGATCTCACCGGTGGTTGGGCGTGGGGGTACTGCCTAGCCGACCATTATGTCGGCTATCTCGCCGCCGAAGCGCTCGCTGCGCCGATCGCGCCGACGCACCGCGTCGCGATGATCGAGGCGATGCTGCACAGCGCGCCCGACGCCGCAAGCGGCGGCCCCGCCGTCCTGCCGCGCGGTGCGCTGGTGATGGGCGAGCCCGAGGGCAAATGGCTCGCGACCTCGCACGGCTATTTGCCGCTCGCGTCGCTGGTCGAGGTCGGGACGCAGGTCAGCGACCCGGCCGAACTCGCCGAACAGATGATCGGCACACCCTATGTCTGGGGCGGCCGCACCGCGAAGGGCATCGACTGTTCGGGCCTCGTCCAGCTGGTGTGGGGCGCAGCCGGCGTCCAGTTGCCGCGCGATAGCGACCTGCAGCTTGCTTCGCTGGGTGCCGACAAGGATGTCGATCCGACGGAACTAGCGCGCGGCGACCTTGTCTTCTTTCCCGGGCATGTCGGCATCATGGCCGACGGCCAGACCATCATCCACGCCAGCCGACGATGGATGGCGGTGAACAGCGAACCGCTGGCCGACGTGATCGCGCGTTCGGCGGCGAAAGGGAATGATGTGCCGGTCACCGGCTATAAACGATTGCGGTAA
- a CDS encoding leucyl aminopeptidase family protein, with protein MTDYSDLIQPDKGQDARPIHLVDKKGYDEWLKGRSARERAHLAAVGFKPDAFVHAILPGDDPEKWAVVTTVAKVESLSAWCLAKLAQILPEGRYRVEGQQPGKALFGWMSAQYRFDTYKTNPPVKGPRVLLTTDVGAIAPMVAEMRATALVRDLVNTPAADMGPAAMEKAAERIAKAHGGKLTVTKGEALEQGYPMIHAVGRAAAKHHAPRLIEIEWGKDSHPHIALVGKGISFDSGGLDIKPAAGMRLMKKDMGGAAHVLALAELIMASGLPVRLHCLVAAAENAISSDAFRPGDVLKSRKGLTVEIGNTDAEGRLVLGDALAKAGEGKPELIVDFATLTGAARVALGPDLPPLFANDDALADAMLAAGIERDDPLWRMPLWDGYADLLETDIADLGNAGSSAFAGSITAALFLKRFVPEGTLWAHLDTFAWRPSAKPGRPKGGAALGLRAAWAMLQARYDRRGKN; from the coding sequence ATGACCGACTATTCCGACTTGATCCAGCCCGACAAGGGGCAGGACGCGCGCCCGATCCACCTCGTCGACAAAAAGGGCTATGACGAGTGGCTGAAGGGGCGGAGCGCCCGCGAACGCGCGCATCTTGCCGCGGTCGGTTTCAAACCCGATGCCTTCGTCCACGCGATCCTGCCCGGCGACGATCCCGAAAAATGGGCGGTCGTCACGACCGTCGCGAAGGTCGAGAGCCTGTCGGCTTGGTGCCTCGCCAAGCTTGCGCAGATCCTGCCCGAAGGCCGCTACCGGGTGGAAGGCCAGCAGCCCGGCAAGGCGCTGTTCGGATGGATGAGCGCGCAATATCGTTTCGACACCTATAAAACGAACCCGCCCGTCAAGGGTCCGCGCGTTTTGCTGACGACGGACGTCGGCGCGATCGCGCCGATGGTCGCCGAGATGCGCGCGACCGCGCTCGTCCGCGACCTCGTCAACACGCCCGCCGCCGACATGGGCCCCGCGGCAATGGAGAAGGCGGCCGAGCGTATCGCCAAGGCGCATGGCGGCAAGCTGACCGTGACCAAGGGCGAGGCGCTCGAACAGGGTTATCCGATGATCCATGCGGTCGGGCGTGCGGCGGCGAAGCATCACGCGCCGCGGTTGATCGAAATCGAATGGGGCAAGGATAGCCATCCGCACATCGCGCTGGTCGGCAAGGGAATCAGCTTCGACAGCGGCGGGCTCGACATCAAGCCCGCAGCGGGCATGCGGCTGATGAAGAAGGATATGGGCGGCGCGGCGCACGTACTGGCGCTCGCTGAGCTGATCATGGCGAGCGGGCTGCCGGTACGGCTGCACTGCCTCGTCGCCGCGGCCGAAAATGCCATCTCGTCGGACGCCTTTCGTCCCGGCGACGTCCTTAAGAGCCGCAAGGGGCTGACGGTCGAGATCGGGAATACCGATGCCGAGGGACGGTTGGTGCTGGGCGATGCGCTGGCGAAGGCGGGCGAAGGCAAACCCGAACTGATCGTCGATTTCGCGACATTGACCGGCGCCGCGCGCGTCGCGCTCGGCCCCGACCTTCCGCCGCTATTCGCAAATGACGACGCGCTCGCTGACGCGATGCTGGCGGCTGGGATCGAGCGCGACGATCCGCTGTGGCGGATGCCGCTGTGGGACGGCTATGCCGACCTGCTCGAAACCGACATCGCGGACCTTGGCAATGCGGGCAGTTCCGCTTTTGCCGGATCGATCACGGCCGCGCTGTTCCTGAAGCGCTTCGTTCCCGAAGGCACCCTGTGGGCGCATCTCGATACCTTCGCATGGCGCCCCTCGGCAAAACCGGGACGCCCGAAGGGCGGCGCCGCGCTCGGGCTTCGCGCCGCGTGGGCGATGTTGCAGGCGCGCTACGACCGGCGTGGGAAAAACTGA